GACTCCTCCTCCTACAGCTAATTGGTTTAAAGAGCTCGTAAGCTACCATGCTTCCGGGCTTTTTTTTATTTTAACCGGGGCCCTTCCCCGACGGGCTCTCCGCCCGGGTAACTAAAAGCTGACAGCCAAAGGCTAAAAGCTGTTTTCTATTTTCCTATTTTTGCGCCAAATGGGACAAAAGAAATTACAACGATTTGCAGATATTGAAACTTTCCCTAATGTATTGATATACCCGGAGGGTATGCAGGGAAAGTGGAATGAATTCTTTAAAAATAACCACCCTGTTACATTGGAACTGGCTTGTGGGAAAGGGGATTATACGGTGGGCCTTGCGCGGTTATTCCCGGATCAGAACTTTATAGGGGTTGATCTGAAAGGCAATCGTATCTGGAGAGGGGCTAAAACCGCCCTGGATGAGACGCTGAACAATGCCGCTTTCCTGCGTACACAGATCGACAAGCTCAATAACTATTTTGCGGCGGGCGAAGTAAAAGATATCTGGATCACTTTTCCGGATCCATTTCTGCGTAAATCGAAAGCCAAAAAGAGATTGACACATCCTAAGTTCCTGCAGCTTTTTCAGCCGTTGCTGGCACCGGGAGCTACCATTAACCTGAAAACCGACTCAACTGAGTTATATGAGTTTACCCAGGAAGTGATTGCTGTTACCGGATGTACAGTGGTAGAAAATATTCCGGACGTATATGCGTTACCCGAAGTACCACCTCTGCTGAAGATACAGACCTATTATGAGGGCATGCACCTGGCAGATGGCAGAACTATCCGCTATCTGAAATTCAGATTACCGGATGCTGTGTTGAACTGGAGAGAAATAAAACTACCTTCCGATGAAGCAACCGTTGGTGGAGAAGATTGATTTCTACTATAACGCCGAGGGTTATATGGTATTTACAGAAAAATATCACCTGGAACGGGGATATTGCTGCGGAAACGGTTGTAAACACTGTCCTTTTGAATATGAAAAAGTACCTGAACCCAAAAGATCCGCCCTCCTTGCCAGTCGCAGGGAAGAAAAAGGAAGAGAAAACCACTAAAACGGACTCTTTCTTTCAAGTCGTTTTTAAGATTGCAAGAACGATTCCCCGTGGCAGGGTCACTTCTTATGGCGCCATTGCTGATGCGTCGGGATTGAAACTCACCGGCCGGATGGTGGGCTGGGCCATGAATGCAGCAGGCAGTGCCAAACCGGCCGTACCAGCCCATCGCGTGGTAAACAGCAAAGGAGAACTAAGTGGCAGAAGTCACTTCGCCACTCCTACCCTTATGCAGGAACTACTGGAGCAGGAGGGTGTCAAAGTAAAGGGCGATAAAATAGAGCATTTTAAAACCGTATTCTGGGATCCGGCCCAACCTGAAAAAAAGGCCAGACGGAGCAGGAAAGATTAAGTATTTATCCGGCATCCGGTTGAGGTGCAGCATTATATTCAATATGACAATACTAAAGTTAAAGCTGGATCAGGATCAATTAGTGGAAGACTTCTTCGAAAGTTCTTTCCTGATCGGTATTGCATCTTCTGTACGGGATTACCAACTGTGCTGGCATATTAATCATCACCTGCGTACCAGCTTCAGGATAAACAATCATCTCGAGAT
The genomic region above belongs to Chitinophaga sp. 180180018-3 and contains:
- the trmB gene encoding tRNA (guanosine(46)-N7)-methyltransferase TrmB produces the protein MGQKKLQRFADIETFPNVLIYPEGMQGKWNEFFKNNHPVTLELACGKGDYTVGLARLFPDQNFIGVDLKGNRIWRGAKTALDETLNNAAFLRTQIDKLNNYFAAGEVKDIWITFPDPFLRKSKAKKRLTHPKFLQLFQPLLAPGATINLKTDSTELYEFTQEVIAVTGCTVVENIPDVYALPEVPPLLKIQTYYEGMHLADGRTIRYLKFRLPDAVLNWREIKLPSDEATVGGED
- a CDS encoding DUF5522 domain-containing protein, producing MKQPLVEKIDFYYNAEGYMVFTEKYHLERGYCCGNGCKHCPFEYEKVPEPKRSALLASRREEKGRENH
- a CDS encoding MGMT family protein; translation: MKKYLNPKDPPSLPVAGKKKEEKTTKTDSFFQVVFKIARTIPRGRVTSYGAIADASGLKLTGRMVGWAMNAAGSAKPAVPAHRVVNSKGELSGRSHFATPTLMQELLEQEGVKVKGDKIEHFKTVFWDPAQPEKKARRSRKD